The Streptomyces sp. NBC_00162 genome window below encodes:
- a CDS encoding GDSL-type esterase/lipase family protein — protein sequence MRFMFVGDSMTIGRAGDYTWRYRMWQHLGSTLGGPYEIVGPRSELYDTAADAPASHAYADPDFPQDARRHLAGWGEGWQHMAPLIGPAARASRADVLLVSLGLIDLGFYTGAEDTAANVRRFVAAAREARPGIRMVLLPVIPNIRADEDAPFAAEVARFNELLAKAVADLTTAASPILLGARPDAYDIHRDTYDGTHPNASGEHRLAGEFAAVLHQAWGIGGPYRGA from the coding sequence ATGCGTTTCATGTTCGTCGGCGACTCCATGACCATCGGACGCGCCGGCGACTACACCTGGCGCTACCGGATGTGGCAGCACCTGGGCTCCACCCTCGGCGGGCCGTACGAGATCGTCGGCCCGCGCAGCGAGCTGTACGACACCGCCGCCGACGCGCCCGCCAGCCACGCGTACGCCGACCCGGACTTCCCGCAGGACGCCCGCCGTCACCTGGCCGGCTGGGGCGAGGGCTGGCAGCACATGGCGCCCCTGATAGGCCCCGCCGCCCGGGCCAGCCGGGCCGACGTCCTGCTCGTCTCCCTCGGCCTGATCGACCTCGGCTTCTACACCGGCGCCGAGGACACCGCCGCCAACGTCCGCCGCTTCGTCGCGGCCGCCCGGGAGGCCCGCCCCGGCATCCGGATGGTGCTGCTGCCGGTGATCCCGAACATCCGCGCCGACGAGGACGCCCCCTTCGCGGCGGAGGTGGCCCGCTTCAACGAGCTCCTGGCGAAGGCGGTGGCCGATCTGACCACCGCCGCCTCACCGATCCTGCTGGGCGCGCGGCCGGACGCGTACGACATCCACCGCGACACCTACGACGGGACCCACCCCAACGCCTCGGGCGAACACCGCCTGGCGGGCGAGTTCGCGGCGGTCCTCCACCAGGCCTGGGGCATCGGCGGTCCCTACCGGGGCGCGTGA
- a CDS encoding aldo/keto reductase — MKYTQLGRTGLKVSRLVLGTMNFGPQTDEPTSHSILDGALAAGLNFVDTANVYGWGENKGRTEEIIGTWFAQGGGRRDKTVLATKVYGNMAGEGDPWPNHDRLSALNIRRAVEASLKRLQTDYIDLYQFHHIDRRTPFEEIWQAVDVLIQQGKILYAGSSNFPGYKIAQANETAARRGTVGLVSEQCLYNLAERRAEMEVIPAAQEYGLGVIPWSPLHGGLLGGVIKKEVEGGRRASGRSADSLANTSVRAQVQAYEDLLDKHGLEPGETALAWLLTRPGVTGPIVGPRTAGQLESALRALELELSEEVLAALDEIFPGPGASPEAFAW; from the coding sequence ATGAAGTACACGCAGCTCGGACGCACCGGACTCAAGGTCAGCCGACTCGTTCTCGGCACGATGAACTTCGGTCCGCAGACAGACGAACCCACCAGTCACAGCATCCTGGACGGCGCCCTCGCCGCAGGTCTGAACTTCGTCGACACCGCCAACGTCTACGGGTGGGGTGAGAACAAGGGCCGCACCGAGGAGATCATCGGCACCTGGTTCGCCCAGGGCGGCGGCCGCCGGGACAAGACCGTCCTGGCCACCAAGGTCTACGGGAACATGGCCGGCGAGGGCGACCCGTGGCCCAACCACGACCGGCTGTCGGCACTGAACATCCGACGGGCCGTCGAGGCCAGCCTGAAGCGGCTCCAGACCGACTACATCGACCTCTACCAGTTCCACCACATCGACCGCCGGACCCCCTTCGAGGAGATCTGGCAGGCCGTCGACGTACTGATCCAGCAGGGCAAGATCCTTTACGCGGGCTCGTCGAACTTCCCCGGCTACAAGATCGCCCAGGCGAACGAGACCGCCGCCCGGCGCGGCACGGTCGGGCTGGTCAGCGAGCAGTGCCTCTACAACCTCGCCGAGCGGCGCGCCGAGATGGAGGTCATCCCGGCCGCGCAGGAGTACGGGCTCGGGGTCATCCCGTGGTCCCCGCTGCACGGCGGCCTGCTGGGCGGGGTCATCAAGAAGGAGGTCGAGGGCGGGCGCCGCGCCTCCGGACGGTCGGCGGACTCGCTGGCCAACACCTCGGTACGGGCCCAGGTGCAGGCGTACGAGGACCTGCTCGACAAGCACGGCCTGGAACCCGGCGAGACCGCGCTGGCCTGGCTGCTGACCCGGCCCGGGGTCACGGGCCCGATCGTCGGCCCTCGCACGGCCGGGCAGTTGGAGAGCGCGCTGCGCGCGCTGGAGCTGGAACTGAGCGAGGAGGTGCTGGCCGCCCTGGACGAGATCTTCCCGGGACCCGGCGCGTCCCCGGAGGCCTTCGCCTGGTAG